In Acropora muricata isolate sample 2 unplaced genomic scaffold, ASM3666990v1 scaffold_747, whole genome shotgun sequence, a genomic segment contains:
- the LOC136907354 gene encoding uncharacterized protein yields the protein MSVKYWLIAAREEVRESEGEGIMCKGRRNVTAVAGVESLLNSKPLTYQSADPRDVVPLTLNHFLHGQLGGQVAPETVDTTEISPRKRWRRVQEIISQVWKRWLQEYLPLLNRRPKLTEVVKNLKRNDIVLVLEPDLPRRQRPLGRISATYSVRDGHTRVAKIQCGIRAVVRPIHKLLPLQEGQKNEQ from the coding sequence ATGAGTGTGAAGTATTGGCTAATCGCAGCTCGCGAGGAAGTTCGAGAATCAGAGGGAGAAGGCATCATGTGCAAAGGAAGGAGGAACGTTACTGCTGTTGCCGGAGTCGAGAGCTTGCTAAACTCTAAACCACTTACCTACCAATCTGCTGACCCACGAGATGTTGTACCACTTACCCTAAACCATTTCTTACACGGACAGCTTGGTGGACAAGTTGCACCTGAAACCGTTGACACCACAGAAATCAGCCCACGCAAACGGTGGCGAAGAGTCCAGGAGATTATATCCCAGGTTTGGAAGCGTTGGTTACAAGAGTACCTTCCTTTGCTGAACAGACGACCAAAGTTGACAGAAGTTGTGAAAAATTTGAAGAGGAATGACATCGTGCTGGTCCTGGAGCCAGATCTGCCCAGACGACAACGGCCTCTGGGGCGCATTAGCGCAACCTATTCAGTGAGGGATGGGCACACTAGAGTTGCCAAAATTCAGTGTGGAATAAGAGCCGTTGTGAGGCCCATCCACAAACTTCTGCCTTTACAAGAAGGTCAGAAAAATGAGCAATGA